Proteins co-encoded in one Tachysurus fulvidraco isolate hzauxx_2018 chromosome 17, HZAU_PFXX_2.0, whole genome shotgun sequence genomic window:
- the LOC113645983 gene encoding uncharacterized protein LOC113645983 isoform X1, whose translation MTYVWILILIFCTMCSVHPGRHWVTAHSVTKPPVNQFDKVLSLKIGMTAILKCCVLDKEVGLMSWFKQQNNKQPQMIVTFFKSGEKTYHNGFQNDRFKIERSTWCKMIIHKVTQSDEALYYCAVTRPNLVFGDGTYLQIKGDYVTIASETSTAALCDNSVVCEPTLHGNINNTNTNNTTQQNTESVVIRSLHRTVIGLGSALGLCALLIFCLTYFILRRRKGDKINASIEDSPGTKQESEAESLNYAALQFSKRKTKAEKRKPVSSDECVYTHVKYSVKCNRYNL comes from the exons ATGACTTATGTAtggattttaattttgattttcTGCACCATGT gttcagTCCATCCTGGTAGACACTGGGTTACTGCACATTCTGTCACAAAGCCACCAGTTAACCAGTTTGATAAAGTGCTCAGTTTGAAAATCGGAATGACTGCTATTCTGAAGTGTTGTGTTTTAGATAAAGAAGTTGGGTTGATGTCCTGGTTTAagcaacaaaacaataaacaacctCAGATGAtagtaacattttttaaaagtgGCGAAAAAACTTATCATAATGGATTCCAAAATGATCgttttaaaatagaaagatCAACCTGGTGCAAAATGATCATTCATAAGGTCACTCAGTCTGATGAAGCCTTGTACTACTGTGCAGTGACGAGACCCAACCTTGTGTTTGGAGATGGaacttatttacaaattaaag GTGATTATGTTACTATTGCATCAGAAACGTCTacagcagctctgtgtgataattcagtggtgtgtgaaccAACACTGCATGGAAACAtcaataacactaacactaacaacaCCACACAGCAGAACACAG AATCAGTAGTGATAAGATCTCTACATCGAACAGTGATCGGTTTGGGATCGGCTTTGGGTTTGTGCGcacttctgattttctgtctcacttatttcatactgaggagaagaaaaggtgataaaa TAAATGCTTCTATTGAAGATTCTCCAGGAACAAAGCAG gaaTCTGAAGCTGAATCACTGAATTATGCGGCTTTGCAATTCTCCAAGAGGAAAACCaaagctgaaaaaagaaaacccgtctcatcagatgagtgtgtgtacactcaTGTGAAATACTCTGTAAAATGTAACagatataatttataa
- the LOC113645983 gene encoding uncharacterized protein LOC113645983 isoform X2, producing MTYVWILILIFCTMCSVHPGRHWVTAHSVTKPPVNQFDKVLSLKIGMTAILKCCVLDKEVGLMSWFKQQNNKQPQMIVTFFKSGEKTYHNGFQNDRFKIERSTWCKMIIHKVTQSDEALYYCAVTRPNLVFGDGTYLQIKGDYVTIASETSTAALCDNSVVCEPTLHGNINNTNTNNTTQQNTESVVIRSLHRTVIGLGSALGLCALLIFCLTYFILRRRKGDKINASIEDSPGTKQESEAESLNYVALQFSKRKTKAEKRKPVSSDECVYSDVKKSVKCNRYNL from the exons ATGACTTATGTAtggattttaattttgattttcTGCACCATGT gttcagTCCATCCTGGTAGACACTGGGTTACTGCACATTCTGTCACAAAGCCACCAGTTAACCAGTTTGATAAAGTGCTCAGTTTGAAAATCGGAATGACTGCTATTCTGAAGTGTTGTGTTTTAGATAAAGAAGTTGGGTTGATGTCCTGGTTTAagcaacaaaacaataaacaacctCAGATGAtagtaacattttttaaaagtgGCGAAAAAACTTATCATAATGGATTCCAAAATGATCgttttaaaatagaaagatCAACCTGGTGCAAAATGATCATTCATAAGGTCACTCAGTCTGATGAAGCCTTGTACTACTGTGCAGTGACGAGACCCAACCTTGTGTTTGGAGATGGaacttatttacaaattaaag GTGATTATGTTACTATTGCATCAGAAACGTCTacagcagctctgtgtgataattcagtggtgtgtgaaccAACACTGCATGGAAACAtcaataacactaacactaacaacaCCACACAGCAGAACACAG AATCAGTAGTGATAAGATCTCTACATCGAACAGTGATCGGTTTGGGATCGGCTTTGGGTTTGTGCGcacttctgattttctgtctcacttatttcatactgaggagaagaaaaggtgataaaa TAAATGCTTCTATTGAAGATTCTCCAGGAACAAAGCAG gaaTCTGAAGCTGAATCACTGAATTATGTGGCTTTGCAATTCTCCAAGAGGAAAACCaaagctgaaaaaagaaaacccgtctcatcagatgagtgtgtgtactctgatgtgaagaaatctgtaaaatgtaacagatataatttataa
- the LOC113645983 gene encoding uncharacterized protein LOC113645983 isoform X4, whose product MTYVWILILIFCTMCSVHPGRHWVTAHSVTKPPVNQFDKVLSLKIGMTAILKCCVLDKEVGLMSWFKQQNNKQPQMIVTFFKSGEKTYHNGFQNDRFKIERSTWCKMIIHKVTQSDEALYYCAVTRPNLVFGDGTYLQIKGDYVTIASETSTAALCDNSVVCEPTLHGNINNTNTNNTTQQNTVIGLGSALGLCALLIFCLTYFILRRRKGDKINASIEDSPGTKQESEAESLNYAALQFSKRKTKAEKRKPVSSDECVYTHVKYSVKCNRYNL is encoded by the exons ATGACTTATGTAtggattttaattttgattttcTGCACCATGT gttcagTCCATCCTGGTAGACACTGGGTTACTGCACATTCTGTCACAAAGCCACCAGTTAACCAGTTTGATAAAGTGCTCAGTTTGAAAATCGGAATGACTGCTATTCTGAAGTGTTGTGTTTTAGATAAAGAAGTTGGGTTGATGTCCTGGTTTAagcaacaaaacaataaacaacctCAGATGAtagtaacattttttaaaagtgGCGAAAAAACTTATCATAATGGATTCCAAAATGATCgttttaaaatagaaagatCAACCTGGTGCAAAATGATCATTCATAAGGTCACTCAGTCTGATGAAGCCTTGTACTACTGTGCAGTGACGAGACCCAACCTTGTGTTTGGAGATGGaacttatttacaaattaaag GTGATTATGTTACTATTGCATCAGAAACGTCTacagcagctctgtgtgataattcagtggtgtgtgaaccAACACTGCATGGAAACAtcaataacactaacactaacaacaCCACACAGCAGAACACAG TGATCGGTTTGGGATCGGCTTTGGGTTTGTGCGcacttctgattttctgtctcacttatttcatactgaggagaagaaaaggtgataaaa TAAATGCTTCTATTGAAGATTCTCCAGGAACAAAGCAG gaaTCTGAAGCTGAATCACTGAATTATGCGGCTTTGCAATTCTCCAAGAGGAAAACCaaagctgaaaaaagaaaacccgtctcatcagatgagtgtgtgtacactcaTGTGAAATACTCTGTAAAATGTAACagatataatttataa